In the Candidatus Saccharimonas aalborgensis genome, one interval contains:
- a CDS encoding carbohydrate kinase family protein — protein sequence MAKFLKQLLDAHEPLFSSSLRQLESMTGHRGVDVAYIADITARAHHIMRSIGLDPADTTALELYKALNAHAANRELFSFSDDVGLILEGKPISFNHDDVLENTSQTFELRTNKHLQCQLQHGLAARYVAADGDDEVAINELVSQGGLSACDMGDYHEQKVFEKKSKQAPYILCVGDIFTDVFIKLLEEEASIEKDNDDKQWLRIPFGSKPPYERADIVRSVGPSPNAAVSCARLGLRVGLMSWLGDDQVGKDSLIYLAHESIDTKPLIVQKNTPSSTYYVLRYGADRTILVKNEAYQYRWREPITTPDWIYLSLISPDSWPLHQDLLEYLEKHPDVKLAFQPGTFHFKWGAKKLAALYKRAHIVVMNREEAVDVTGKSYESLRELSDGLHALGPAIVVITDGPNGSYASHDGKLYKIPNYPDPAPPYDRTGAGDAFASTIVAALARGETIETALTWAPINSMSVVQQLGAQAGLLRPKEVEEYIAKAPEWYKAEEIHG from the coding sequence ATGGCAAAGTTTTTGAAGCAACTTCTCGATGCGCATGAACCACTGTTTAGTTCATCACTTCGACAACTAGAAAGCATGACGGGTCACCGTGGTGTTGACGTTGCCTATATCGCCGACATTACGGCTCGCGCTCACCATATTATGCGTTCCATCGGTCTTGATCCGGCTGACACTACGGCACTTGAGTTGTACAAAGCGCTCAATGCCCATGCGGCCAACCGCGAGCTATTCTCGTTCAGTGACGATGTCGGGCTCATACTAGAGGGCAAACCAATTTCCTTTAATCACGACGATGTACTCGAAAATACCTCACAGACGTTTGAACTCCGTACAAACAAACATCTCCAGTGCCAATTACAACATGGCCTTGCGGCGCGCTATGTGGCGGCTGATGGTGACGACGAGGTTGCGATCAACGAACTCGTCTCTCAAGGAGGCCTTAGCGCGTGTGATATGGGTGACTATCACGAGCAGAAGGTTTTTGAGAAGAAAAGTAAACAAGCCCCGTATATTCTGTGCGTGGGTGATATCTTTACTGACGTGTTCATTAAGCTACTCGAGGAAGAAGCGAGCATTGAGAAAGACAATGATGACAAACAGTGGTTGCGGATTCCTTTTGGCAGTAAACCGCCCTATGAACGGGCTGATATCGTGCGCAGTGTCGGGCCATCACCAAACGCTGCCGTTTCGTGCGCTCGGCTAGGGTTGAGAGTGGGACTGATGAGCTGGCTTGGTGATGATCAAGTAGGCAAGGATTCGCTCATCTATCTTGCTCATGAATCCATCGACACAAAACCGTTAATCGTACAAAAGAATACTCCGAGTAGCACCTACTATGTACTACGGTATGGGGCTGACCGTACAATTCTGGTTAAAAATGAGGCCTACCAATATCGCTGGCGCGAGCCGATTACGACGCCTGACTGGATATACCTATCACTCATAAGCCCTGATAGTTGGCCGTTGCACCAAGATTTGCTCGAGTACCTCGAGAAGCATCCTGATGTAAAGTTAGCGTTTCAGCCAGGCACATTTCACTTCAAGTGGGGTGCCAAGAAATTAGCCGCGTTGTACAAAAGGGCGCATATTGTCGTGATGAACCGTGAAGAAGCGGTTGACGTCACGGGGAAGTCTTATGAGTCTCTCCGCGAGCTGTCAGATGGTCTGCACGCGTTGGGCCCGGCTATCGTTGTTATCACCGATGGTCCCAATGGGTCATATGCATCGCATGACGGGAAACTCTACAAGATTCCAAACTATCCTGATCCCGCTCCGCCATATGATCGAACTGGCGCTGGTGATGCCTTTGCATCGACTATTGTTGCAGCTCTCGCACGAGGCGAGACAATTGAGACCGCACTGACGTGGGCACCGATCAATAGTATGAGTGTTGTTCAGCAACTAGGAGCACAAGCCGGATTATTGCGTCCAAAAGAGGTTGAGGAATATATAGCAAAAGCACCTGAGTGGTATAAGGCAGAGGAGATTCACGGATGA
- a CDS encoding carbohydrate kinase family protein: MKILAIGKGTQDVFLKSDEFDPHKEGKHMYTHLPLGLKMEVEDVHFCTGGNATNVAVTFARQGLESAYLWGLGEDPASQSILQDLDNEGVNTTHVVQARDFQSGYSVIMIATNGERTILNHRGRAFGRTGRHNFNLDVIGDYDWIYPTSLGDGGLPLLREIVDMAEKHNVKVMLNPAGPELAEHDKLVALLDGVDVLCTNKEEMQMLVSGETCEELALHALNYVPVAIVSDGPNGVVATDGKTIVRAGMYEDVPVVDRTGAGDAFASGFLSQWAQGKSLRESIVFASANSTSVVTKIGAKAGILHKHSTLHEMPIHEKPLNQRSKE; the protein is encoded by the coding sequence GTGAAAATACTTGCAATCGGTAAGGGTACGCAAGATGTGTTCCTTAAGAGTGATGAGTTTGATCCGCACAAAGAGGGTAAACATATGTATACTCATTTGCCCCTTGGTCTCAAGATGGAAGTCGAGGATGTTCATTTTTGCACGGGTGGCAATGCGACGAATGTGGCGGTGACATTCGCTCGTCAAGGACTGGAGAGTGCGTATTTGTGGGGGCTGGGCGAAGACCCTGCGAGCCAGTCGATCCTCCAGGACCTCGATAACGAGGGGGTCAACACGACACATGTAGTACAGGCACGTGACTTTCAGTCAGGCTACTCGGTCATTATGATTGCTACAAACGGTGAACGAACGATTCTCAATCACCGTGGCCGAGCATTTGGTCGCACGGGTCGGCATAACTTCAACCTTGACGTGATTGGTGACTATGACTGGATTTACCCAACAAGTCTTGGGGATGGAGGGTTGCCATTGCTCCGTGAGATAGTCGATATGGCCGAAAAACACAATGTCAAAGTGATGCTCAACCCCGCCGGTCCCGAGCTTGCCGAACATGACAAACTCGTAGCCCTCCTTGACGGTGTCGATGTGCTTTGCACAAACAAAGAGGAGATGCAAATGCTGGTTTCAGGTGAGACCTGTGAGGAGCTAGCGCTTCATGCTCTCAATTATGTACCAGTGGCTATCGTGAGCGATGGACCAAACGGTGTGGTAGCCACTGACGGCAAGACGATAGTACGAGCTGGTATGTATGAGGATGTGCCGGTGGTTGATCGAACTGGCGCCGGTGACGCCTTTGCGAGTGGTTTTTTGAGTCAGTGGGCACAGGGCAAAAGCTTGCGCGAGTCAATCGTATTTGCGAGCGCAAATTCGACATCGGTCGTGACAAAGATAGGCGCCAAGGCTGGTATTTTGCACAAGCATAGCACACTGCACGAAATGCCGATTCACGAAAAGCCCCTTAATCAACGGAGTAAAGAGTAG
- a CDS encoding class II fructose-bisphosphate aldolase: MGLTISEIRDRTIRARHLMQRSRQQGFAVGAFNIDNQETLIAVCRAAQKLTAPVLVEVSHGEVEALGLENIRDMVDNYRDEYGIEIYINLDHSPSVEACKRAIDAGFEFIHIDISQANHDASEEEIIQKTREVVEYAKFTGALVESEPHYFAGGSNVHHEGIDYEEIKKTFSTPETAKAFVDATGIDTFAAAIGNLHGKYDVPKQLDLELLARIRETIDCQISLHGGSGTPLNYFEEASKAGVSKININTDMRIVFRDTLVKVLQENPDEYAVVKLMPTVYEAVQAVVEEKIAAFGSTGKAVR, encoded by the coding sequence ATGGGACTGACAATCAGCGAAATCCGTGATCGGACGATTCGTGCACGGCATTTGATGCAGCGAAGTCGTCAGCAGGGATTTGCGGTCGGCGCGTTTAATATTGATAACCAAGAAACACTGATCGCTGTCTGTCGAGCAGCCCAAAAACTCACGGCTCCCGTACTCGTCGAAGTCAGCCATGGTGAAGTTGAGGCACTTGGTCTCGAGAATATTCGCGATATGGTTGATAACTATCGAGACGAGTATGGCATAGAAATCTACATAAACCTCGACCATAGTCCCTCGGTCGAGGCCTGTAAGCGGGCAATTGACGCTGGGTTTGAATTCATCCACATTGATATCTCCCAGGCAAATCACGATGCATCCGAAGAAGAAATCATACAAAAAACTCGTGAAGTCGTGGAATATGCAAAGTTCACGGGGGCACTCGTTGAGAGTGAGCCACACTATTTTGCGGGCGGGAGCAATGTCCACCACGAGGGAATTGATTACGAAGAAATCAAAAAAACCTTCTCAACACCTGAAACCGCCAAGGCGTTTGTCGATGCGACAGGAATTGATACCTTCGCGGCAGCCATAGGCAATTTGCATGGCAAATATGATGTGCCAAAACAACTCGATCTCGAGTTGCTGGCTCGCATTAGAGAGACAATTGACTGCCAAATTAGCTTGCATGGAGGATCAGGCACACCTCTGAATTACTTCGAGGAAGCCAGCAAAGCGGGTGTTAGCAAGATCAATATCAATACTGATATGCGGATAGTATTCCGCGATACGCTTGTCAAAGTGTTACAGGAAAACCCCGATGAGTATGCCGTCGTGAAACTGATGCCGACAGTCTACGAGGCAGTTCAGGCAGTTGTCGAGGAAAAGATTGCCGCCTTTGGGAGTACTGGAAAGGCTGTACGCTGA
- a CDS encoding M16 family metallopeptidase, translating into MSIESSRLQNGLTVYTDHMPGAHTGLVHVHVGIGGLEGPKRDAGKAHALEHALHLGTDEFIDAEAAEHFVDAHGFTTNAYTTNVQTAYHAQGERLDPLMRYLSQVMLHPTFPVDAVAKEMSIIEEERLSSLTPETKHDMAASYALFGSSVARPIIGYRQPMFSADMLRDFWSRYYRVRAMAVVAVGAFSHEEVVESVEQYFDAPLGDTTDKKRRALNVRINTASSGLILPRGESAYLTESLPLSRELEEMFFSYDPAYRIAMDAMERWLSQEIREKRGLAYGSSLLLSETTAPGAQTLLAYTEASAKNVRPIRRLQRQLFEVDSAGYLPALLDAKRAGHLGMLLRTLDGIEERSALHMDTLELGWAPVSIETLVEGARDVTIPEVCAAIDAIIAHASTQPRHTHISAPKKFLPSVDRIIRAQS; encoded by the coding sequence ATGTCTATTGAGTCAAGCCGCCTCCAAAACGGCCTCACTGTTTATACCGATCACATGCCTGGTGCTCACACTGGTCTTGTCCATGTCCACGTAGGTATAGGGGGACTTGAAGGACCGAAACGAGATGCCGGCAAGGCGCATGCGCTTGAGCACGCGCTTCATCTTGGAACAGATGAATTTATCGATGCTGAGGCAGCGGAGCATTTTGTCGATGCACATGGTTTTACAACAAACGCGTATACTACCAATGTCCAAACTGCCTATCATGCGCAGGGTGAGCGCCTCGACCCGTTGATGCGCTATCTAAGCCAGGTAATGCTCCATCCTACGTTTCCTGTCGATGCCGTTGCAAAAGAAATGTCGATCATCGAAGAAGAGAGACTGAGTTCGTTGACCCCTGAGACTAAGCATGATATGGCGGCTTCGTATGCGCTCTTTGGTAGTTCGGTCGCGCGGCCGATCATAGGCTATCGCCAGCCAATGTTCTCTGCCGACATGTTGCGAGACTTCTGGTCTCGTTACTACCGGGTGCGCGCTATGGCAGTGGTGGCAGTAGGTGCATTCTCGCACGAAGAGGTAGTTGAGTCAGTTGAGCAATATTTCGATGCCCCACTAGGGGATACGACTGACAAAAAGAGAAGAGCGTTGAATGTACGTATCAATACGGCATCGAGTGGACTTATCTTGCCTCGAGGGGAAAGCGCTTACTTAACCGAAAGCCTGCCACTCTCTCGCGAGCTAGAAGAAATGTTCTTTTCGTATGACCCTGCCTATCGAATTGCTATGGATGCCATGGAACGTTGGCTGAGTCAAGAGATACGTGAGAAACGCGGGCTCGCCTATGGCAGTAGCCTGCTGTTGTCCGAAACTACGGCACCTGGAGCGCAGACACTTTTGGCATACACTGAGGCGAGTGCAAAAAACGTGCGCCCCATCCGACGCCTGCAACGGCAATTATTTGAAGTCGATTCGGCGGGATACTTGCCTGCCTTACTCGACGCAAAACGTGCGGGGCATCTCGGTATGTTACTGCGCACGCTCGATGGTATCGAGGAGCGAAGCGCACTGCACATGGATACGCTTGAACTTGGCTGGGCGCCAGTTTCGATCGAAACGCTCGTCGAGGGTGCTCGGGATGTCACTATCCCAGAAGTCTGCGCGGCCATTGACGCCATCATAGCTCACGCCTCTACTCAGCCGCGGCACACGCATATATCTGCTCCTAAGAAGTTTCTTCCTAGTGTAGATCGAATTATACGTGCTCAATCATGA
- a CDS encoding transketolase family protein, with amino-acid sequence MPDSEPTRAGFGRGLKAAGESNSAVVGLCADLVESVQMHLFAEAFPDRYIEIGIAEQNLATVAAGLARAGKIPFAASYAAFSPGRNWEQIKTTAALNDLPVKIVGAHSGSTVGPDGATHQMFEDIALMRVMPNMVVVCPGDSIEAEKATRALAESPSPSYLRIAREKTPIFSTSDSPFELGKAYVLREGTDVTLFSTGIETPFALRAAEKLLRSGISAEVVHVPTIKPLDRNTLIVSVKKTGRAVTCEDAQAAGGLGGAVAELLCDEMPAPLLRIGMQDRYGESGAPLEVLAHFGLDDNAITDRVKQFVHSRPQYKPGY; translated from the coding sequence ATGCCAGATAGTGAGCCTACTAGGGCAGGGTTTGGACGGGGTCTCAAAGCGGCGGGCGAGTCGAATTCTGCGGTGGTCGGTTTGTGTGCAGATCTCGTTGAGAGCGTGCAGATGCATCTCTTTGCCGAAGCCTTTCCCGACAGATATATCGAGATTGGTATTGCCGAGCAAAACCTTGCGACAGTTGCGGCCGGACTTGCTCGTGCTGGCAAAATACCGTTTGCTGCCAGCTATGCAGCCTTTAGCCCTGGGCGTAACTGGGAGCAAATCAAGACAACCGCAGCACTCAACGATTTGCCGGTGAAAATAGTAGGTGCTCACAGTGGTTCGACGGTAGGCCCCGACGGCGCGACGCATCAAATGTTTGAAGATATCGCCCTTATGAGAGTTATGCCCAATATGGTTGTGGTCTGTCCAGGCGATAGCATCGAAGCCGAGAAAGCAACTCGTGCTCTTGCTGAAAGTCCAAGCCCCTCTTATCTCCGCATCGCACGTGAGAAAACACCGATCTTTAGTACGTCTGATTCGCCGTTTGAACTTGGTAAAGCATATGTGTTGAGAGAAGGAACCGATGTCACGCTCTTTTCGACGGGAATTGAAACGCCGTTTGCGCTTCGTGCAGCAGAAAAACTACTCCGTAGCGGGATTTCTGCCGAAGTAGTGCATGTGCCGACAATAAAACCGCTCGATCGTAACACACTGATTGTGAGTGTCAAAAAAACTGGACGTGCGGTCACGTGCGAGGACGCGCAGGCTGCTGGTGGACTTGGCGGTGCTGTCGCCGAGCTACTATGCGACGAAATGCCGGCACCGCTGTTGCGGATTGGTATGCAAGATCGCTATGGCGAGTCCGGTGCACCGCTAGAGGTATTGGCGCATTTTGGTCTCGATGATAACGCAATTACCGACCGTGTGAAGCAATTTGTTCACTCACGACCGCAGTACAAACCCGGGTATTAA
- a CDS encoding transketolase: MSGRLTITQLETKANEVRKDIVRMLEHAGSGHSAGPLGLADLVTALYFDAMNIDPARPDDPDRDIFMLSNGHCVPVQYAVMAHRGYFPVDELMTLRRLGTRLQGHPERTKLPGLENTSGPLGCGIGQGAGYAYALQYLDHQHHRWVYVVTGDGELDEGNIWESALFAGKYKLSQLIVFVDRNNIQIDGPTEDVMPLEDLRGKWESFGWHVQEIDGHNVESIIDAVGMAKAIENRPSVIITHTIPGKNVDFMEYNYKWHGIPPNKDQAKEALKELRTMGGRIRGEHE, from the coding sequence ATGAGTGGGCGATTGACGATTACACAACTAGAGACCAAAGCAAATGAAGTGCGAAAAGATATCGTGCGTATGCTCGAACACGCGGGGAGCGGTCACTCGGCGGGTCCCCTGGGGTTAGCTGATCTCGTAACGGCACTTTATTTTGACGCCATGAATATCGATCCGGCTCGTCCTGACGATCCTGACAGAGATATATTTATGCTTAGCAACGGACACTGTGTGCCCGTACAATATGCGGTGATGGCGCATCGAGGCTACTTCCCGGTCGATGAGCTGATGACGCTGCGCCGACTTGGCACGAGACTTCAGGGTCATCCTGAGCGAACTAAATTGCCTGGACTAGAGAACACAAGCGGGCCGCTCGGCTGCGGTATCGGCCAGGGTGCTGGGTATGCGTATGCACTTCAGTATCTCGATCATCAACATCATCGTTGGGTCTATGTCGTGACGGGTGATGGTGAACTCGATGAGGGCAACATCTGGGAATCAGCTCTGTTCGCGGGAAAATATAAGTTATCGCAACTTATCGTATTTGTCGATCGTAACAATATCCAGATCGATGGCCCGACTGAAGACGTCATGCCGCTTGAAGATTTGCGTGGTAAGTGGGAGAGTTTTGGCTGGCATGTCCAAGAGATCGATGGCCACAACGTCGAAAGCATTATCGACGCGGTCGGTATGGCAAAGGCAATTGAAAATCGTCCGAGTGTCATCATTACGCACACTATCCCTGGGAAAAATGTCGACTTCATGGAGTATAACTACAAGTGGCACGGCATTCCGCCCAACAAAGATCAAGCCAAAGAGGCGCTCAAAGAGCTTCGTACCATGGGTGGTCGAATCCGCGGGGAGCATGAGTAA
- a CDS encoding ribulose-phosphate 3-epimerase, whose amino-acid sequence MAVIAPALLCETEDEYRTTVERLHPFAKRVHIDLTDGQFAPSFTVGVNQLWWPQEWEVDVHAMVANPSQYVQALIELKPHTVIFHAEAQEDLTPSLQLLKAAGIKAGVALLKPTVPNTVRGYIEAADHVLVFCGNLGYYGGTASLMQLEKVRLIRMIHPEVEVGWDGGVNVENAFSLAQGTVDVLNVGGAINKATDPAAVYAQLESEMNKHSVI is encoded by the coding sequence ATGGCTGTGATAGCACCCGCTCTTTTATGTGAAACCGAAGATGAGTATCGCACAACTGTGGAGCGGCTCCATCCGTTTGCAAAACGTGTCCATATTGACCTGACGGACGGCCAGTTTGCGCCCTCTTTTACTGTTGGTGTCAATCAATTGTGGTGGCCGCAAGAGTGGGAAGTCGATGTGCACGCCATGGTAGCAAACCCGAGCCAGTATGTGCAGGCATTGATCGAGCTAAAGCCCCACACGGTCATATTTCATGCTGAAGCACAGGAAGACCTCACGCCAAGTCTGCAATTACTAAAAGCGGCTGGTATCAAAGCCGGTGTCGCGCTTCTCAAGCCGACGGTACCAAATACCGTCAGGGGCTATATTGAAGCGGCCGATCACGTCCTCGTGTTTTGCGGAAACCTCGGGTATTACGGGGGTACTGCTAGCCTGATGCAGCTGGAGAAGGTCCGGCTTATCCGCATGATCCATCCTGAAGTAGAAGTAGGGTGGGACGGCGGCGTCAACGTTGAAAACGCTTTTAGTTTGGCTCAGGGTACTGTTGATGTGTTGAACGTCGGCGGAGCGATCAATAAGGCCACTGATCCGGCAGCAGTCTATGCGCAGCTTGAAAGTGAAATGAATAAACATAGTGTGATTTAA
- a CDS encoding RpiB/LacA/LacB family sugar-phosphate isomerase yields the protein MKLFLGADHGGFYLKEKVEAYLTKRGYTWEDVGDKELDPQDDFPQFAQMAATKVLGEVEEDDPRAILICTGGQGMAMAANRFRGIRAAVIWDTFEAHECRNDNDSNVLCLPARVLDAPGDDLELWKEVIDEWLTTPFAGAARYKRRNAELDVF from the coding sequence ATGAAATTGTTTCTCGGTGCCGATCATGGCGGCTTTTATCTCAAGGAGAAAGTCGAAGCGTACCTCACCAAGCGCGGCTATACATGGGAAGATGTCGGTGATAAGGAACTCGATCCGCAGGATGATTTCCCGCAATTTGCGCAGATGGCGGCCACAAAAGTGCTGGGCGAGGTCGAAGAGGACGACCCCAGGGCAATCTTGATTTGCACCGGCGGACAGGGTATGGCGATGGCAGCCAACCGTTTCCGTGGTATCCGAGCAGCAGTGATATGGGATACGTTTGAAGCTCACGAATGCCGTAACGATAACGATAGCAACGTCCTTTGCTTGCCCGCACGGGTGCTTGATGCGCCGGGCGATGATCTAGAACTATGGAAAGAAGTGATCGACGAATGGCTGACAACACCATTTGCTGGCGCAGCCCGATATAAGCGGCGAAATGCAGAGTTGGATGTGTTTTAG
- the gap gene encoding type I glyceraldehyde-3-phosphate dehydrogenase — protein MGKVRVAINGFGRIGRNAFKIAFERDDVEVVAINDLTDTRTLAHLLKHDSSYGTYAHEVGHDETGIIVDGQHIAVLAEKEPSALPWRDHNIDVVIESTGFFVDPAKAQAHIDAGAKKVVISAPAKGEGADTIVLGVNEDQIEHSTAVISNASCTTNCITPVMAVLEKAFGIEKAMMTTVHSYTASQRLQDAPAKDLREARAAAENIVPTTTGASIAAAKALPALEGKFGGLSVRVPTPVVSMSDFVVLVKRNVTVDEVNSAFREAAATPFYQGILDVTAEELVSTDFKGNSHSSIVDLPLTNVVGGNLVKVVAWYDNEWGYSNRLVELVADAGKVVAGGQ, from the coding sequence ATGGGCAAAGTGAGAGTGGCAATCAACGGATTCGGGAGGATAGGTCGAAACGCATTTAAAATCGCCTTTGAGCGTGATGACGTGGAAGTTGTGGCGATCAACGACCTTACCGATACGAGGACACTAGCACATCTTCTCAAACATGATTCATCGTACGGAACCTACGCTCACGAGGTAGGACACGACGAAACGGGTATCATCGTTGATGGGCAACATATCGCGGTGTTGGCGGAGAAAGAACCCTCAGCCCTTCCATGGCGCGATCATAACATCGATGTCGTGATCGAGTCGACGGGATTTTTTGTTGATCCGGCCAAGGCTCAAGCGCATATCGATGCCGGTGCAAAAAAGGTAGTCATTTCGGCACCGGCGAAGGGCGAGGGGGCCGATACCATTGTCCTCGGCGTAAATGAAGATCAGATTGAGCATTCTACCGCCGTGATCTCAAATGCATCGTGTACGACAAACTGTATCACCCCAGTGATGGCGGTGCTCGAGAAGGCGTTTGGTATCGAAAAAGCTATGATGACAACGGTTCATAGTTATACTGCGAGCCAGCGGCTTCAAGATGCTCCCGCAAAAGATCTTCGTGAGGCACGTGCGGCAGCCGAGAACATTGTTCCGACAACGACCGGTGCCTCCATCGCTGCGGCAAAAGCCTTACCGGCACTCGAGGGAAAATTCGGTGGTTTGTCAGTACGCGTCCCGACACCAGTAGTGAGCATGAGTGATTTTGTGGTACTCGTTAAGCGGAATGTGACAGTTGATGAAGTCAACAGTGCCTTTAGAGAAGCTGCTGCGACACCGTTTTATCAGGGTATTCTTGATGTTACGGCCGAGGAATTAGTAAGCACAGATTTCAAAGGCAATAGCCATAGTTCTATCGTTGATCTGCCACTCACCAATGTCGTCGGGGGAAATCTCGTCAAAGTTGTGGCGTGGTATGACAATGAGTGGGGATACTCAAACCGTCTTGTTGAACTAGTCGCTGATGCCGGAAAGGTAGTGGCAGGCGGCCAATAA
- a CDS encoding RelA/SpoT family protein yields the protein MDTSEVLRAAKGQYGKQQLLVLSRAIDYAAEVHKGQRRKSGEPYITHPLSVAVLLIEWGMDVDSVIAGILHDTVEDTTATLEQIEHSFGKDVAFLVDGVTKVSQARAGMQSLENYLPQTRDNLTKLLIAVGQDVRVIIIKLADRLHNMKTLQYKSQEKQKKIARETIEVFAPLADRLNMGRVRVQLEELSFRYLWPKEFETTKQLMDSRLSKSKKKLESVRREVDAYLTKEKIPHSIDGRVKSVYSLYKKLKRVPNIDDIYDLMALRIVVDDLATCYLVLGELHSLYEPMVDRIKDYIAKPKPNGYQSLHTTIITKNGQHVEFQVRTREMHEYAERGLAASFHYNEQKLTEAYIRGNMAELPADLHWIADLQNAAAQINEGKEFDVENLKVDLFGDRIFVFSPKGDIYDLPDGAFPLDYAYRVHSDLAARASGFMINGKMEPFSHQLQHGDVVEILTSKGAKPRPDWQQYVLTSHARMKLRAQLRKGGVLGRISNAASILHRKMRKNKRS from the coding sequence ATGGATACGAGCGAGGTGTTGCGGGCGGCCAAAGGACAATATGGCAAACAGCAACTTCTTGTGCTCTCTCGCGCTATTGATTACGCGGCAGAAGTCCACAAGGGCCAACGACGAAAGAGTGGTGAGCCCTATATCACTCACCCGCTGTCTGTGGCGGTGCTCCTGATCGAATGGGGCATGGATGTCGATTCAGTCATTGCCGGTATCCTCCATGACACCGTCGAAGACACTACTGCCACACTCGAACAAATCGAGCACTCGTTTGGAAAAGACGTCGCTTTTTTGGTTGACGGCGTGACAAAGGTAAGCCAGGCTCGTGCCGGTATGCAAAGCCTCGAAAATTACCTACCGCAAACTCGTGATAATCTCACCAAACTTCTCATCGCCGTTGGTCAAGATGTCCGTGTTATCATCATCAAACTTGCCGACCGACTGCACAATATGAAAACTCTACAGTATAAGAGTCAGGAGAAGCAAAAAAAGATCGCACGTGAAACGATCGAGGTATTTGCACCACTTGCTGACCGACTCAATATGGGTCGAGTCCGCGTTCAACTGGAAGAGCTTAGTTTTCGCTACCTGTGGCCAAAAGAATTTGAGACTACGAAGCAGCTGATGGACAGTCGATTGAGTAAGAGTAAGAAAAAACTTGAGAGCGTGCGTCGAGAGGTCGATGCTTACCTTACAAAAGAAAAAATCCCTCACTCGATAGACGGCCGTGTCAAGAGCGTCTATAGCCTCTACAAAAAACTCAAGCGAGTACCAAACATTGATGATATTTATGACCTCATGGCGTTACGAATTGTCGTCGATGATTTGGCAACGTGCTACCTTGTGCTTGGTGAACTCCATAGCCTCTACGAGCCAATGGTAGATCGTATCAAAGATTATATTGCCAAACCAAAACCAAACGGCTACCAATCACTCCATACAACAATTATCACCAAAAACGGTCAGCATGTTGAGTTTCAGGTGCGCACACGGGAAATGCATGAATACGCTGAGCGTGGGTTGGCGGCAAGTTTTCACTACAACGAACAAAAATTAACAGAGGCCTATATCCGTGGTAACATGGCCGAGTTGCCGGCCGATCTCCACTGGATTGCCGATCTGCAAAACGCTGCCGCTCAGATAAATGAGGGTAAGGAGTTCGACGTCGAAAATCTCAAAGTCGATTTGTTTGGTGATCGTATTTTTGTGTTTTCGCCAAAAGGTGATATTTATGATCTGCCAGATGGAGCTTTTCCACTAGATTATGCTTACAGAGTACACTCCGACCTGGCGGCGCGCGCAAGTGGTTTTATGATCAATGGCAAGATGGAGCCCTTTAGCCATCAGCTTCAGCATGGTGATGTGGTGGAGATTTTGACAAGCAAGGGCGCGAAACCACGTCCCGACTGGCAACAGTACGTACTTACTAGTCATGCCCGCATGAAATTACGCGCCCAACTACGAAAAGGGGGTGTATTGGGACGTATCTCAAACGCCGCCTCGATTCTTCACCGCAAGATGCGCAAAAACAAACGATCGTAG
- a CDS encoding inorganic diphosphatase, with amino-acid sequence MADFNQVLLPGDVDNGVVNTVVEIPEGSTLKIEWDRERAAFTLDRVEPQIFAKPVNYGFIPQTLDEDGDELDTLIVCHEPLVTGIWLEARILGVLKFEDDGEVDDKVVVCPADDRQTGDQYRSVEDLGERWKQQIEHHFTHYKDLKKPGSTRVIGWGDVEEAKRIIVECIERYNNK; translated from the coding sequence ATGGCTGATTTCAATCAGGTGCTTCTCCCGGGAGATGTCGATAATGGCGTTGTTAATACGGTAGTTGAGATTCCCGAGGGGTCAACATTAAAAATTGAATGGGATCGTGAGCGTGCAGCGTTTACCCTTGATCGTGTTGAGCCACAAATTTTTGCCAAACCAGTCAACTATGGGTTTATCCCACAAACACTCGATGAGGATGGCGATGAGCTTGATACACTGATCGTCTGTCACGAGCCGCTCGTCACGGGCATCTGGCTCGAAGCGCGGATCCTCGGTGTTCTAAAGTTTGAGGATGATGGTGAAGTCGATGACAAGGTTGTCGTCTGTCCTGCCGACGATCGACAAACGGGTGATCAGTATCGTAGCGTCGAAGATTTAGGTGAACGCTGGAAACAGCAAATCGAGCATCACTTCACGCACTACAAAGATCTGAAGAAGCCTGGTAGTACTCGAGTGATTGGCTGGGGAGATGTCGAGGAAGCCAAGCGCATTATTGTTGAGTGCATTGAGCGCTATAACAATAAGTAA